The Oryctolagus cuniculus chromosome 12, mOryCun1.1, whole genome shotgun sequence genomic interval ttttaaataatttgaaaggcagagtcacacagagaagggggaggggaagggcgggggaagggagagaaagaacgAATGAatatggatcttccatctgctggttcactccccaaatggccccaatggccaggagccaggagctccatccgggtctcccacgtgggtgcagggcccaagcgcttggaccaccCTCGgccgccttcccgggccgcagtggagcagcggggactgggaCCGGCGCTCTGCTCTAGGACGCGCCCTAACCCACGGCCGCACTGCTGGACCAGAGGCCTGTCCAGCTGTTCCTCCCtgttctctgctgccctcctgcggGCTACCTGAGCACAGAGACGCAGTCACTGGGCGCAGTGCGACAAAACACAGCGGGGGGCTGAAGTGCGGCCGTTTATTTCTCACAGTCCCGGGTCTGGCGAGGGCCCTCCCAGCGGGCAGCCGGCGCCTGGTGCCTGACACGGCTCCTCCGGACGGTGACCGCGCCAGCACGGGCCCCGTGCCTGTCCTGAGGAGGATGGCGGGGCGAGCAGGGCCCTCCTCTCTCCACAAGGCCCCCGCCAGGGGCCCCCGGCCCAGGGAGCCACACGCTGCCCAGGCCGGCATCCAGCGGCGACAGAGCAAGGCCCGCTGGCGTGGCAGGGCGGGCCGGGGCGGCCTCCTCAGCCCAGGCTGCTCATCAGCCTCTGGGCCTGTTTCAGCTCTGCGGGAGGAAGGGGGGGTGAGAGGCTGGCAGCCCCCGGGGGGGGGCCTGGGGAGGACCCCGCCCTCCGGGGGCAGCCGCTCCTCACCTGCCAGGAGGACCTGAAACTTGGCCGCGGAGAGGGTCACGGCCACGGGCTTGGCCGCGGCGCCCGGGGCGGCCACCACCTCCAGCCGCAGGTGCACCACGGGCTCTTCCACGGAGCGCAGCAGGCTGGAGCTCAGGGTGTAGTCCACCCTCCAGCCCACGCCCACCAGCCTGTTCACTGCAGGGCAGGCAAGGGGGGCTCAGGAGCACGCggcgcccccaggcctggcccgtACCCTGCCCGGGCTCCGGGGGCGGGCGTCTGGGAGCCCAGGAACCCACAGCGGACCCCTCTGGGGATGGCGGGGCCCGACCCCACCCGGCACCCCACACTCACCGCGCAGGCTGCAGGCCCGCAGGTGCTCTTGCAGGGGGCTCTGCTTCTCCTCGTAGCCGCGGCACAGGGTGGCGGCGTGCTCTGGGGGACACAGGGGGTCCGCTGAGCGCCGGCGCCTCTGGCACCCTCGGCCTGGCCACCCCCGCCTGCCCGCCCAGCCCCCGCACCTTTGGGCAGCCCGAGCTGCTGCAGCTCACTGGACAAGGACTCGCTGTCCACGCTGTGCTTGGCGGCGCTGGAGAGGATGAAGCTCAGCACGGCGACCGTGGCCTTCACGTCGCCTGACTctggggggcggcggggggggtcACGCCACgcggccccacctcctccctgtggccccagggccccgcctcctccctgtGCGGTAGGGCTTGGGAGGAAGCGCTGGTCAccgccttcctcttcctccataaGGCGGCTGAGTCAgggagggctgctgggaggagggggcctcTGGGAGGGCACCAGGCCGCTCCCCGGGGGAGCACTCACCAAACCTGGCGTCAGCAGTGAGCCTCAGGATCTTCTCATACTGGGGGGGGAAAGGAGGCCCTCAGGTCAGGTGTGAACCCCCCCCCAACCAGGACGAGGCCAGGGCGGGACCTGCACTCACGTCCATCTCCtgccccaggagctccttcagcACCTGGCCACACAGCAGCCGCAGCTTCACGGAGGACTGGGGGGGAGGCCTCGGTCAGCCGGGCACAGGCCGGCACACGAGCCCCCCCCCCGGCACAGGGGCACAGGCCGGGCACAGGCGCCCCCCTGGCACCGGGCACAGGCCGGCACACGAGCCCCCCCCGGCACAGGGCACAGGTCGGCACACGAGCCCCCCCCCGGCACAGGGCACAGGCTGGCACACGAGCCCCCCCCCGGCACAGGGCACAGGTCGGCACACGAGCCCCCCCCGGCACAGGGCACAGGCCGGCACacgagcccccccccccggcacagGGCACAGGCTGGCACACgagccccccccccagcacagggGCACAGGCCGGGCACacaagccccgccccaccccacccccgcaggcCCCGAGCACTCAACGATCTTGGCCAGCGTGCTGATCTCCGCCAGGACCCAGTCGGGACAGTCCAGGTCGCCGCAGAACCGGAACCTCTGTAAGGCAGGGGGGCACTCAGCGCTGCCGCTCGGCAGGAGCccggccccagggcaggggggtAGAGGGGACACTCCCCACCAACCCATGGCCAACTGCTCCGCCGTCTGCACTGTCTGGTAACAGGCGTCAACCCGGTGCCTCTCCGGGGGCATCTCCCAGGCTCCGTGCCAGGGGCCGCCAGCACCGAGACCAAGTCCCTGGCCTCGGGCCACGTGTGACCTGACCTGTCCCGGCTCCTCCCCACCCTGGCAGCATCCTGGTCAGCTGCCCTGGCCCACGCCAGAGTGtggctccctctcctcttcaGAGGGGGCCCCCTGACCacgccttctttttttttttttttttgacaggcagagtggacagtgacagagagagacagagagaaaggtcttccttttgctgttggttcaccctccaatgctgatccgaagccaggagccaggtgcttctcctggtctcccatggggtgcagggcccaagcacttgggccatcctccactgcattccctggccacagcagagagctggcctggaagaggggcaaccgggacagaatccggcgccccgaccgggactagaacctggggtgccggcgccgctaggcggaggattagcctagtgagccgcggcgccggcctaccacgTCTTCTAACCAGCCCCCACACGAGCAACCTGGGGCACTGGTGGAGACGTCCACTATCTCTCTGCTTAAAATTTGTTTGAGGGACCGGTGCTGCGGTGCGGCCTCCCATACggaggttcgagtcccggctgctccactttccacccagctcctgctaatgcacctgggaaagcagtggagggatggcccaagtgcgtggtccctgcacccacgtgggagacctggaagaggctcctggctcctggcttcagcctggcccagccccagccactgtggccatctggggtgaaccaacggatggaagacctctctctctctctctctctctgcctctacctctccaactctgcctttcaaataagtacataaaaatctttaaatttttgttttaatctacttgagagagaaagttcttatCCCCTAGTTCCCTCCCCGAATGCCTGCGACGGCCAGGGCGGAGCTGGAGCGGGGAACACgacccaggtgtcccacgtgagtggcGGGCACCCAACTCTTCGGGCCACCACTGCAGCCTCCCGGGGTGTGGGTCAGCAGGACGCGGGCGGCAGCACCGGCACCGGGAGCCCACCCCGGGCACCGCGCTGCCGCCTCACCGCCCACCCGCCCCCGGCGCGGCGCGGGGCTCAGACCGCGCATCCGACAGGTGTCAGCTGAGCGAGCACGCAGGAGGTGGCAAGTCGCAAGCTCCTGTCCACCGCGCGGGCTGGGGAAGCGGGCACCTCTGGGCACGCTCCCGAGCCAGGCAACCCCGCAGGAGACCCGCTCCGCACCGGCCGGCGACGGGAGCACCCGGAGCGGGCGGCCTCGGGTCTGCGACCCCGCCGTGCGGGGCAGCGGGTCTCACGCTCCGCCCCACCGCGCCTGCCGAAGAGCCGAAGCCCCGCCCTCGCTCCTCGTTCCGGGAGCCACCAGCGCCCCAACGGCGCCGCCCCTGCACCCGCTGCCTCGCTCCACCGCAGGCGCTCACCATCGCGCCGGGAGCCCGGGACGCCGCAGCCTCGGCTTCCGCTGCGCGCGGAGTCGGCTGATGCCGCGATCACGTGACTCGGCGGCCGGGGGCGTGGCCCGCGAGGGGCGCGTGGGGGCGGGAGCGCCCCCTGGAGGACCGGAGGACGCAGTGCAGGAGCCCGAACCCGGAGGGAGCCGGCCTCGCCCCAGTTCAGCATGGGGCGAATCCTGGCCGCAGGACACGGGGAGTGGGCTCCTGGACAGGACCCGCGGAGCTGGGCGTCCTCAGTCGTTTCCACGTCTCCCGCCGTTAAGCAGTACCACAAATATAGCTGTGGCATACTTTAAAACGTTACTGAATTATAGCAACACGCACACAACTAACTGCACACGAGCAGCGTCGAGTTTAGTGAATTTCCATCAACTGTTCACCCCACGTTAGCAGCGGCAGCAGACAGGGGCGCAGATCCAGGCGGTCCAGGCGAGGGCCGTGTTCCTGCACCCCAAAACCAGCACGGGGTTCCCCGGAAGCCGACTTTtactgcaaagcacagagcaagcagCGGGCAGCCGGCTCGGTGCCCAGGGTCCCGGAGTGtggcaggtgcaccctggggCCGAGAGCGGCgtgcccagctcccctcctgctCAGGGGCGACGAGGCGGGAGGGGTGGTGGGGGACACCTGGGCGCGGGCGGCCAGCGCGGAGtgggaagaagcagcagaaggccGAGAGGCGCAGGACGAATGAAGAGGGAACTGCTCTGTGCCGGCCCCTGATCCCTGCCGGGCACCGCAGGCCAGAACCAACACCCGCACAGCGGGGACTCCATTCTGGAGCGCCTGAGCTCCACCTTGAGAAAGAagccgcccccccccgcccccccccgcccccagactGTGCTGTAGAACTACGACCTAACACGCTCGGACAATAGCAGTCACCGCATCGCACTTGGCCGAGcgcagaaaccccctagcatgctCGCTCAAGCTTAAAAGCAGACAGGCGGGGGCCGGTGTGTGGTGTAGGggggaaagccgccgcctgcagtgccggcatcccaggtgggcgccagttccagtcccggctgatgcacttccgatccagctctctgctgtggcctgggaaagaagaggaagatggcccaagtgcttgggcccctgcaccctcatgggagacctggaagaagctcctggctcctggctgcagcctgacacagtcctggctattgcagccatcagatggaagatctctctctctttctctttctctctctctccccctgcctctctgtaactctgcctttcaaataaataaatcattaaaaataaataaataagccggcgccgtggctcactaggctaatcctccgccttgtggtgctggcacaccgggttctagtcctggtcggggcgccggattctgtcccagttgcccctcttccaggccagctctctgctgtggccagggagtgcagtggaggatggcccaggtgcttgggccctgcaccccatgggagaccaggttaagctcctggctcctgccataggatcagcgcggtgcgccggccgcagcgagctggccgcggcggccattggagggtgaaccaacggcaaaggaagacctttctctctgtctctctctctcactgtccactctgcctgtcaaaaacaaaaacaaaacaaaacaaaaaataaataaataaataacagatagGCT includes:
- the COMMD4 gene encoding COMM domain-containing protein 4; this encodes MRFRFCGDLDCPDWVLAEISTLAKISSVKLRLLCGQVLKELLGQEMDYEKILRLTADARFESGDVKATVAVLSFILSSAAKHSVDSESLSSELQQLGLPKEHAATLCRGYEEKQSPLQEHLRACSLRVNRLVGVGWRVDYTLSSSLLRSVEEPVVHLRLEVVAAPGAAAKPVAVTLSAAKFQVLLAELKQAQRLMSSLG